TCGCGGAAATCGATGGTGATTTCGTCGCCGTTGTCGACCTTGATGGCCGAGTCAATCGACATGGTTTTGATTTTATTCTTGCGAATAAAGTCGATGCAGTTGTTGGTGGCAATGCGAAACAGCCAGGTGCTGAAAGCGTACTCCGGGTTGAATTTGTGCAGGTTGCGAAACGCTTTGGCGAAGGCTTCGATGGTGAGGTCTTCGGCGTCGTCCTGATTGCGCACCATCTTGAGCACCACGTGGTACACGGGCTTCTTGTAGATGTGCATCAGCTCGGCATACGCCTTTTCATCGCCGTTGTCCACCGCGGCCCGAATCAACTTGAAGTCGTGCTTGGCTTTGGCGGAAAACTGCTTTTGAATATCTTGATTGTTTACTTCCATCGAAGGGTGCGGTTGAGGAATAGCGAGATTCCCAGGGCAAGGTATTGGAAAAAATAAACCACGTCGAGCACGGGTAGCAACCCGACGATTACGGGCTGACCCAGGCGGCTACTCAAACGGGCATACACCGCACCCACAAACAAAGTTCGGAGGGTGTATACCACCGCCAAAGGTACCCAATTGTTTGAAGAAAATGCTAGCGCGACCGTAGCGAAGTAGAACAACACGTTTGCCGCCACGAACGTGCCAATGCGCAACCGGTCGGC
This DNA window, taken from Hymenobacter sp. 5317J-9, encodes the following:
- a CDS encoding sigma-70 family RNA polymerase sigma factor, which gives rise to MEVNNQDIQKQFSAKAKHDFKLIRAAVDNGDEKAYAELMHIYKKPVYHVVLKMVRNQDDAEDLTIEAFAKAFRNLHKFNPEYAFSTWLFRIATNNCIDFIRKNKIKTMSIDSAIKVDNGDEITIDFRDNDLNPAEHAVRNQKIEIMRHVVARLPDKYQRLVSLRYFDELSYEEIATELKAPLGTVKAQLHRARELLYDMVKHTKQII